A DNA window from Rossellomorea marisflavi contains the following coding sequences:
- a CDS encoding MFS transporter — MNTQRWMSRQFFTFYLTWGIFLPYWTGWMINSKGVSVAEASLIMSLGLVIRGLSTLFAFPYLSSKFSSKMLLNGMGIGTFLAILLCIPASSYWTLMAVVLLLHFFYPTLMPALDTAAGVLVQNRQLKHYGKSRSWGSLGFVIGGLILTLFTSKLGDGVIIWALLIGLFLLIALGMLKAPDVLSNKPKPLPAARGAMLKLFKVKHFGLVLVIVILLQAAHASYYNYGYIFLQEIDAPKSWIGAIMNIGVIAEILFFLVADRLFRNVSVGTMLATAALGSTIRWLLVFAFPSVAVFSVSQLLHACSFAMGHYAFMQYLIKNIAPKDVPKAQGIYSALALSWSTAVFTLFGGFLYEIDPRYAFLGMIVCTIPSFIVALVYRKIQKNDRSAQSSLAS; from the coding sequence ATGAACACACAACGATGGATGAGTAGACAATTTTTCACTTTTTATCTAACATGGGGAATCTTCCTGCCGTACTGGACGGGGTGGATGATCAACTCGAAGGGGGTATCGGTCGCAGAGGCCAGCTTGATCATGAGTCTCGGGCTCGTCATTCGCGGGCTCTCCACCCTGTTCGCCTTTCCCTATCTTTCTTCTAAATTCAGCAGCAAGATGCTCTTGAACGGCATGGGAATCGGGACCTTCCTGGCCATCCTTCTTTGCATCCCGGCAAGTTCCTACTGGACTCTCATGGCCGTTGTCCTGCTGCTGCACTTCTTCTATCCTACGCTCATGCCCGCACTCGACACAGCGGCCGGTGTCCTTGTGCAGAACAGACAGTTGAAGCATTACGGAAAAAGCCGCTCCTGGGGGTCCCTCGGCTTCGTCATCGGTGGACTGATCCTCACACTTTTCACAAGTAAGCTTGGAGATGGTGTCATCATATGGGCTTTATTGATCGGGTTGTTCCTGTTGATCGCACTCGGGATGCTGAAGGCTCCAGACGTTCTGTCGAATAAACCCAAGCCGTTGCCGGCCGCCCGTGGGGCCATGCTCAAGCTGTTCAAGGTGAAACACTTCGGCCTTGTCCTTGTCATCGTCATCCTGCTGCAAGCGGCCCATGCGTCTTACTACAACTACGGCTACATCTTCCTTCAGGAAATCGATGCACCCAAGTCCTGGATCGGGGCCATCATGAACATCGGAGTCATCGCTGAGATCCTGTTCTTCCTCGTGGCAGACCGCTTATTCCGGAACGTGTCTGTCGGGACGATGCTTGCAACGGCTGCGCTCGGCTCGACCATCCGCTGGCTCCTTGTCTTCGCCTTCCCGAGCGTCGCCGTGTTCTCGGTTTCGCAGCTTCTGCACGCCTGCTCATTTGCCATGGGCCATTATGCGTTCATGCAGTATCTGATCAAGAACATCGCACCGAAGGACGTCCCGAAGGCGCAGGGCATCTATTCCGCCCTCGCCCTCAGCTGGAGCACCGCAGTCTTCACCCTTTTTGGAGGGTTTCTGTATGAGATCGACCCACGCTACGCGTTTTTGGGGATGATCGTCTGCACGATCCCTTCGTTCATCGTCGCACTCGTTTACCGGAAGATACAGAAAAACGACCGGAGTGCCCAGTCGTCCCTGGCAAGTTGA
- the yeiL gene encoding transcriptional regulator YeiL encodes MKKITGAQRQDIMKRNSIASFFSFPMDRHLEVHLFERDEWVIREGTRPDYFYYVIEGKAKIYVTYSNGKVSLINFVNAHDFIGEMELVNEVYYSKGIQALTRTVCYAVPLESFRDQLLEDATFLRELTRFLTLKATAMSAKYSQTLSFPLENRLADFILQTADGTIYKEKHVTVCDFLGVSYRHLLHVLSSFTKKGYIRKEGTRYIITDAKALEVLAELLRNES; translated from the coding sequence ATGAAGAAAATCACAGGTGCGCAAAGACAAGACATCATGAAACGGAATTCCATAGCGTCCTTCTTTTCCTTTCCCATGGACCGGCATCTGGAGGTCCATTTGTTCGAGCGGGATGAATGGGTGATCAGGGAAGGGACAAGGCCAGACTATTTTTATTATGTGATTGAGGGAAAGGCGAAAATCTATGTGACGTATTCCAACGGAAAAGTCTCCCTGATCAATTTTGTGAATGCCCATGACTTCATCGGTGAGATGGAGCTTGTGAACGAAGTATACTATTCCAAAGGGATCCAGGCGCTTACAAGAACGGTTTGCTATGCTGTTCCACTCGAGTCATTCCGAGATCAGCTATTGGAGGATGCCACGTTCTTGAGGGAGTTGACCAGGTTCCTTACGCTGAAGGCGACGGCCATGTCGGCCAAGTATTCTCAAACCCTGTCTTTTCCACTTGAGAATCGATTGGCCGATTTCATCCTCCAGACAGCGGACGGCACCATCTATAAAGAGAAGCATGTGACGGTCTGCGATTTCCTTGGCGTATCGTACAGACATCTCCTTCATGTGCTCTCATCCTTTACAAAAAAAGGATACATCAGGAAAGAAGGGACCCGGTACATCATCACCGATGCCAAGGCACTTGAGGTCCTGGCCGAACTCCTGAGAAATGAAAGCTGA